ATGTAGTTGAATTGGATGACGGCCACAGAATAGCAAGAGGACATCCAGGAGTCGCCGTGGTCTCTTCTGCATTAGCCGCAGCAGAGTATTTGGGGGCCAGCGGGAAGGAACTTATAACCGCAGTTGCAGCAGGATACGACATCTTTGTCAGAGTGGCTTCTTCTGTAAACCCGTCCCATTTGCAGCGCGGGTACCATACCACCGGTACCTGCGGGACATTGGCAGCGGCAGCTGCAGCAGCCAAGCTATTTGGGCTGGATGCTGAAAAGACTGCGAATGCGTTAGGCCTTGCGGGCATACAGGCAGCGGGCCTTCTTGAGGTAACCATAGACGGACAGATGGCAAAGGCTCTGCACCCGGGCAAGTCCGCCCAGGCTGGTGTCCTGTCAGCGCTTTTGGCTAAAGAAGGGGTACAGGGACCTAAAACAATCATTGAAGGGAAAAAGGGTTTTGCCAAAGCCATGTCGGATGAATGTGATTATGCCTTGATGCTTAAAGACCTAAAAGAAGTATTCCATATTAACGATTGTTATATAAAACTTTACCCTTCCTGTCGGCACACTCATTCTCCGGTAGATGCAGCACTTGGCCTGCTTAATGAAAACGATTTCAGCCTTTCGGACATTGATGAAATATTGATAAGGACCTTCCCTACAGCGATAAGTTTTGCCGGGGAAATATTCAAACCCAGAACTCCGGAGGAAGCAAAATTCAGCATACCCTACTGTGCGTGCGCTGCACTGGCCAAGGGAAAATTTGGATTAAAGGAGTTGGAGCCGGAGTGTCTAAATGATTCATTAATACACGCCCTTGTCGAAAAAGTAAAGATAGAGGCAGATCAGAGTTTGGAGAGCTCGAATCCCAAAACAAAGGGAGCTGAAGTGTATATATACTTAAAGGATGGGCGCAGGCTGTACAAAAGGATTAATCTGCCTAAGGGTGAGGTTGAAAACCCGGTTTCCCGTGATGAGCTGATACAAAAGTTTGCTAACTGTACAGAACACTATTTCAATGGCCAAAGGCCAAAGGAAATCGTCGACATAGTATTCGGCATTGAACGAGTCTGTGACATTAGAGACTTCATTTCTATGCTGAAGTGTTGAATTGTCTCTTCTTCGGACATTTGCAAGAGGGTTAATCATGGATAGAAATATGGACTGCAGAGTCTATAGCAGGATACCCTACAGTGCTGCGTCGGTGCAGGGTTAAACAATAGACTTATTTTTGGTACAAAGGAGTGCCATGTATGGATGGAGCTAAATTATACAAAGCCGAAATATTAAAGGGTTTTTGCACCAATATTTTGACTGGGGCAGGAGTTAAGGGCGAGGATGCGGAGATAATAGCCGAATCGCTTATTTCTGCTGAATTGAGGGGCGTAAAATCCCATGGTATTGTGAGGCTGCCCACCTATATTGAAAGGCTGGAAAGGGAGATTTTATCCCTTAATGCCCATATGGAGTTTGAGCGGAAAGGCGGCGCTGCAGCTTTGCTGGATGCGGATAACGGCTTTGGACAGGTTGCAGGCCATAAGGCGATGAATGCCGCTGTTGACATTGCAAAAACGCATGGAGTCGGGCTTGTTGGCGTAAGGAATTCAAATCACTTTGGTATAGCTTCGTACTATTCTATGCTTGCTTTAAAGTCGGATATGATTGGAATAGTATTGACGCATTCTTCCCCTGCCATAGCTCCATACGGGACAATTACTCCACTATTGGGGACAAATCCGCTTTCCATCGCCGTGCCGGCTCAGCATGGAAGACCTATCGTTTTGGATATGTCTATGTCTGTGGTGGCAAGGGGAAAAATCAGGTATGCAGCTTTGAAGGGTGAGGAGATTCCGGAAGGCTGGGGGCTAAATTACAATGGTTATCCAACGACAGACCCTAACGAAGTATTAAAAGGCGGCAGTTTGGTTCCCATAGGTGGGGTAAAAGGGTCAGGGTTAGCCTTGATGATAGATATTCTATGCGGAGTATTGACAAACAGCTGTCTGACC
This Bacillota bacterium DNA region includes the following protein-coding sequences:
- a CDS encoding MmgE/PrpD family protein; protein product: MVGLEINSKEDTDFRYGATIKLASFIHELEFQRLPQSVTEKAKEAILDYIGALLAGYNKGSLLSERLTELVICNGGAEEATIIGPAVKVPVINAALCNGVLSHVVELDDGHRIARGHPGVAVVSSALAAAEYLGASGKELITAVAAGYDIFVRVASSVNPSHLQRGYHTTGTCGTLAAAAAAAKLFGLDAEKTANALGLAGIQAAGLLEVTIDGQMAKALHPGKSAQAGVLSALLAKEGVQGPKTIIEGKKGFAKAMSDECDYALMLKDLKEVFHINDCYIKLYPSCRHTHSPVDAALGLLNENDFSLSDIDEILIRTFPTAISFAGEIFKPRTPEEAKFSIPYCACAALAKGKFGLKELEPECLNDSLIHALVEKVKIEADQSLESSNPKTKGAEVYIYLKDGRRLYKRINLPKGEVENPVSRDELIQKFANCTEHYFNGQRPKEIVDIVFGIERVCDIRDFISMLKC
- a CDS encoding Ldh family oxidoreductase, with translation MDGAKLYKAEILKGFCTNILTGAGVKGEDAEIIAESLISAELRGVKSHGIVRLPTYIERLEREILSLNAHMEFERKGGAAALLDADNGFGQVAGHKAMNAAVDIAKTHGVGLVGVRNSNHFGIASYYSMLALKSDMIGIVLTHSSPAIAPYGTITPLLGTNPLSIAVPAQHGRPIVLDMSMSVVARGKIRYAALKGEEIPEGWGLNYNGYPTTDPNEVLKGGSLVPIGGVKGSGLALMIDILCGVLTNSCLTGEVKNITDMSGPSKTGHMFCAVNISSFVDANAFKSNIDQVISTIKSLGAIGNNSIYLPGEIEYELEEKRKREGIPVECKVVKSLNDLANRYGSPELQS